A window of Roseburia hominis A2-183 genomic DNA:
GAGCAGCAGATAGAAAACAACAGATTACAGGGAAATCTGGCAGAGAAGTTCAGCTGCTGGATTGTACTCCGAAAAGAGCATGTGGCGTTACGCAAGGGCAATTACCGGACAATTTACTGCAATGATATTACAGGAGCATATGTATTTTCGCGTAGTTTTGGGGACGACAAAGTCCTGATATTTTTAAATACCGGCACCGGCAGTGTGACACTGACATCAGTGGAAGTTCCGCAGTTGCAGAAAAAAAAGATAATTCTTTCTTCCTATGAGGGAAAACTTTTGGCTGTTTTGTAAAAACAAAAGATATTTCTATAAATAGTATCGTTCTTTAAAAAAGATAAGAGACATCTTTACATACGTGTGCTATACTTTGGAAAAGAATACATGAAAGACAAATGGGGAATAGAAGTAACGGATAGAAATACGTTCCAAACAGCGATGTTGAAATCGAGTCAGGAGAAAGGCTGGATTCTGTATATGAGTGAAAAAGCAAAAGTATACTTTTCAAAAGAAATCAGCCCGGAGAAGGTATTAGAGATGTATCAGCTTCTCGGGAAGAAGCTGGACGGCAAAGTGGCGATCAAGCTTCACTCCGGTGAGGCGGGGAACCAGAATTTTTTAAAACCGGAATTCTGGAAGCCGGTCATTGATTACGTTGGCGGTACCGTTGTGGAATGCAACACTGCATACGAAGGCGAGCGTAATACAACCGCCAAGCACAAAAAGACGCTGGAGGCACATGGATGGAGCCGGTACTTTAAAGTCGATCTTCTGGATGCGGAGGGACCGGATCTGGAGCTTGCGATCCCGAACGGCAAAGTCATTCAGAAGAACTTTGTAGGAAAAGACCTTGCGGATTATGATTCGCTTCTGGTTCTCTCCCATTTCAAGGGACATCCGATGGGAGGATACGGCGGAGCGCTCAAACAGCTTTCGATCGGCATTGCATCTTCCGCCGGCAAGGCATATATTCATGGTGCAGGAAAGCCGGAAGATATCTGGACGGCAGACCACGACTCTTTCCTGGAGTCTATGGCGGATGCGGCATCTTCCGTTGTCGATTACTTTAAGGGGAATGCAGTTTACGTCAATGTCATGAAAAATATGTCGGTTGACTGTGACTGCTGTGCAGTGGCGGAGGATCCGTGCATGGAGGATATGGGTATCCTGATTTCGACAGATCCGATTGCAATTGATCAGGCATGTCTTGATCTGGTCTATGCGAGTGACGATCCGGGCAGAGATCATCTGCTCGAGCGAATCGAATCCAGACATGGCGTACACACCATCGAGGCGGCCGCAGCCTTAGGTTTCGGAACCCGCGAGTACGAACTGATCACGGTTGCCTAGACCGGGAATCAGCGAGGTGACGAGGCAGATATGGCTTCATTAAAAAAAGATACCGCATACTATCACCTTCCGGGGCTGTTTGAATTTTATGAATTGTATCGCGTGTTTCTGCCGCTGTTCTATGAGCACAGGGAATATTTTTACGACTGGTGCGACATCGGATCGATCTATGGTGCACCGGCGGACTGTCTCTGGGGCGGAGGCCGCGTCGGGTTCGGAGATCACGACTCCGCGGAGATTCTGGCGTTGCTGCGGGAGTACGGAATTTCTGCCCGGCTGACGTTCAGCAACTCTCTGCTGCGGGAGGAGCATCTCTCGGACCGGAAATGTAATGACCTGTGTGCCCTGTTTGAGGAAGGTGGGGATCAAAGAAACGGTGTGATCGTTCACTCGGATCTGTTGTTAGCGTATTTGAAGCAGCAGTATCCGGGGTTCTATTTTGTCTCCTCGACCACCAAGGTTCTGACGGATTTTGAGGATCTTCGCGGGGAGATCGACCGGGAGGATTTCCGCTATGTCGTGCCGGATTTCCGGCTGAATAAGGCGTTTGCGCAATGGGATACGCTGACCGGATGGCAGAGGGACAAAGTGGAATTTCTGTGCAATGAATGCTGCTGGTTTGGCTGCAGGGACAGGAAGCGCTGTTACGAAGCCGTCAGTCGCAAAAATCTCGGAGAAAGCGGCGGGGAGCATCACTGCGCGGCTCCGGATGCAGAGGGCGGCTATCTGTTTTCCAAAGCGATGGCTAATCCGGGATTTATCGGTACGGACGCCATAAAAAATGTCTACCTGCCCATGGGATTTTCCCAGTTCAAGATCGAGGGGCGGGGACTTGGCAGTGCGCTGATTCTGGAGTTCCTTCTCTACTATATGACGAAACCCGGGTATCAGCTGCATGTCAGGGAAAAAATTTATCTGGACAATATGCTGGATCTGTTCTGAGTGGCAGCAATGGCGGCAGACGGGAAATGGCACTGTTTTTCAAAAAAACAGTGCTTTTTTTGCGGGAAGATGTTAAGATGATCAGATAAACACAAAAGAGATCTTATAGAAGGAAAAGAACGTATGAAGTTAGCAGAATTTAAGGAAAAATATATCGGAGACCGGGCGTTTTATAAAAGATATTTATATCTGGCGCTGCCCATGATTGTACAGAATGCGATCACGAATCTCGTCAGCTTTCTGGATAACATCATGGTGGGACAGCTCGGCACGGAGCAGATGTCCGGGGTTGCCATCGTGAACCAGCTCATTTTTGTATACAATCTGGCGATTTTCGGCGCGGTTTCGGCAGCCAGTATTTTCGGGGCGCAGTATTACGGCAAGAGGAATCACAAGGGACATATGTATTCCTTCCGCTTTAAGCTATATGCGGCGCTGCTTGTGACGGGGCTTACCATTCTGCTGTTTCTAACATGCGGGGACAATCTGATCTCGCTTTATCTGACGGATACCGCCGGAGACGGGGCGACGGATGTGGCG
This region includes:
- a CDS encoding DUF362 domain-containing protein, yielding MLKSSQEKGWILYMSEKAKVYFSKEISPEKVLEMYQLLGKKLDGKVAIKLHSGEAGNQNFLKPEFWKPVIDYVGGTVVECNTAYEGERNTTAKHKKTLEAHGWSRYFKVDLLDAEGPDLELAIPNGKVIQKNFVGKDLADYDSLLVLSHFKGHPMGGYGGALKQLSIGIASSAGKAYIHGAGKPEDIWTADHDSFLESMADAASSVVDYFKGNAVYVNVMKNMSVDCDCCAVAEDPCMEDMGILISTDPIAIDQACLDLVYASDDPGRDHLLERIESRHGVHTIEAAAALGFGTREYELITVA